The following proteins are encoded in a genomic region of Cyclonatronum proteinivorum:
- a CDS encoding HU family DNA-binding protein codes for MTKADIVDIITESTGISKTETEAVVNGFLDTVIASLKDGRNIELRGFGSFKVVKRARRVARNPKTNEEVIVPEQYVPVLKVSREFKREVSRTMRVPG; via the coding sequence ATGACCAAAGCTGACATTGTAGATATTATAACAGAATCAACCGGCATATCTAAGACCGAGACCGAAGCCGTCGTGAATGGCTTCCTTGATACGGTGATTGCTTCGCTTAAAGATGGCCGCAACATTGAACTGCGGGGCTTTGGCAGCTTCAAAGTAGTTAAAAGAGCCCGGCGTGTTGCCCGAAATCCTAAAACAAATGAAGAAGTAATTGTTCCGGAGCAGTATGTACCCGTGCTCAAGGTATCAAGAGAATTTAAGCGCGAAGTAAGCAGAACCATGCGTGTACCAGGCTGA
- a CDS encoding tetratricopeptide repeat protein, with protein MYRWFSLFFAVVLIVLAVLIYYDSQSRETPEPQTSTAPHHGEGFGDTSETFFDFHGDLDVSDEEAVSNRIAQIETRLSEIDPLSRTAVPFYGELMLLHQRLGRLDGAAQASRHIAMIMDDPQDWWNAAMLNYNWAETIGDAEIRNHFLTLSKDCFEEALELTENAELLTDYAVALISMNKDAEALQALGTAIADHPPYFRSYLTKGMILYHHNRIDESISYLTQSIEIAATEDESQQVRNAIDETTLNI; from the coding sequence ATGTACCGTTGGTTCTCGCTGTTTTTTGCTGTCGTCCTCATTGTTCTTGCTGTACTGATCTATTATGATTCCCAATCAAGAGAAACCCCTGAGCCACAGACATCAACTGCACCCCATCACGGAGAAGGATTTGGAGACACATCCGAAACCTTCTTCGACTTTCACGGAGATTTAGATGTTTCCGATGAGGAAGCTGTTTCAAACCGCATTGCACAGATAGAAACCCGGCTTTCTGAAATCGATCCGCTTTCGCGCACAGCCGTGCCTTTCTATGGTGAGCTGATGTTGCTTCATCAGCGACTCGGTCGTTTGGACGGTGCCGCACAGGCAAGCCGTCATATTGCTATGATCATGGACGACCCGCAGGATTGGTGGAATGCTGCCATGCTCAACTACAATTGGGCAGAAACCATTGGCGATGCAGAAATCAGAAACCACTTCCTGACTTTATCCAAAGATTGCTTCGAAGAAGCTTTAGAACTCACAGAGAATGCAGAGCTACTCACTGACTATGCTGTCGCACTGATTTCTATGAATAAGGACGCCGAAGCACTTCAGGCACTCGGTACAGCTATAGCTGACCATCCACCTTATTTTCGCAGCTACCTTACAAAAGGCATGATTCTGTATCATCATAATAGGATTGATGAAAGTATTTCTTATCTTACTCAGTCTATAGAAATAGCTGCAACCGAAGATGAATCTCAGCAGGTTCGCAATGCTATTGATGAAACGACCTTAAATATTTAA